Proteins encoded within one genomic window of Brassica rapa cultivar Chiifu-401-42 chromosome A09, CAAS_Brap_v3.01, whole genome shotgun sequence:
- the LOC103837608 gene encoding mitochondrial outer membrane protein porin 2: MSKGPGLFADIGKKAKDLLTRDYNTDQKFSISTYSASGVALTSTALKKGGVHAADVTSQYKYKNAVFDVKIDTDSTILTTVTFTEILPSTKAIASFKVPDNSSGKLEIQYFHDHATVTAAAALKQNPLIDITATLGTPVISFGAEAGYDTSSKTFTKYNAGISVTKPDACASIILGDKGDSIKASYLHHLDESKRSAAVGEVYRKFSTNENTITVGGLYAIDHTTTVKAKLNNNGKLGALLQHEVVPKSLVTVSSEIDTKALDKHPRFGLSLVLKP; the protein is encoded by the exons ATGAGCAAAGGTCCAGGTCTATTCGCAGATATCGGCAAGAAAGCCAAAG ATCTGTTGACGAGAGACTACAACACCGATCAGAAATTCAGCATCTCCACATACAGTGCCTCCGGCGTG GCCCTTACGTCGACTGCTCTGAAGAAAGGAGGAGTGCATGCTGCTGATGTTACCTCCCAATACAAGTACAAGAATGCTGTCTTCGATGTCAAAATCGACACTGATTCTACT ATTTTGACGACAGTCACATTCACCGAGATTCTCCCATCGACCAAAGCCATTGCCTCCTTCAAAGTCCCTGACAACAGCTCTGGCAAG CTCGAGATTCAATACTTCCACGACCACGCAACTGTTACCGCTGCTGCAGCTTTGAAGCAAAACCCATTGATCGACATAACAGCTACTCTAGGCACACCAGTCATCTCATTTGGCGCTGAAGCTGGATACGACACGTCCTCCAAGACTTTCACCAAGTACAACGCTGGAATCAGTGTGACCAAACCAGATGCATGCGCTTCCATTATATT GGGAGACAAAGGAGACTCAATCAAAGCGTCTTACCTTCACCACCTTGACGAATCCAAGAGAAGCGCAGCAGTTGGTGAGGTTTACAGGAAGTTCTCGACCAATGAAAACACGATAACGGTTGGTGGGTTATATGCGATTGATCATACGACTACAGTGAAAGCTAAGCTCAACAACAATGGCAAACTCGGTGCTTTGCTTCAGCACGAGGTTGTGCCTAAATCCTTAGTGACTGTTTCCAGTGAGATCGACACTAAGGCGTTAGACAAGCATCCAAGGTTCGGTCTTTCTCTTGTTCTCAAGCCTTGA
- the LOC103837610 gene encoding zinc finger protein AZF1 isoform X3: MALETLNSPTSATATARPFLRYREEMEPENLEQWAKRKRTKRQRFDHNQEKTPSEEEYLALCLLMLARGSTVQSLPPPSLPSSDHRGYKCTVCGKSFSSYQALGGHKTSHRKPVNNTDVPSNQEPFNNTHRNSNGGSVVINGNGVSQSGKTHTCSICFKSFSSGQALGGHKRCHYDGGNNGNGSSSNSVEVIGGSDVSDVDDERSSEQSGIGGHRGFDLNLPADQVTVVIS, encoded by the coding sequence atggCTCTCGAGACTCTCAACTCTCCTACTTCCGCCACCGCCACCGCTCGGCCTTTTCTCCGGTATCGTGAAGAAATGGAGCCGGAGAATCTCGAGCAGTGGGCTAAAAGAAAACGTACCAAACGTCAACGTTTTGATCACAACCAAGAAAAGACTCCTTCCGAAGAAGAGTATCTAGCTCTTTGTCTCCTCATGCTCGCTCGTGGCTCCACTGTACAATCTCTTCCTCCGCCGTCTCTCCCGTCATCGGATCACCGTGGCTACAAGTGTACGGTCTGTGGAAAGTCCTTTTCCTCTTACCAAGCCTTAGGTGGACACAAGACCAGCCACCGGAAACCGGTGAATAACACTGACGTTCCTAGTAACCAAGAGCCGTTTAATAATACTCACAGAAACAGTAACGGCGGTTCCGTTGTTATTAATGGTAACGGTGTTAGTCAGAGCGGAAAGACTCATACATGTTCTATATGTTTCAAGTCGTTTTCGTCTGGTCAAGCCTTAGGTGGACACAAACGATGTCACTATGACGGTGGTAATAACGGTAACGGCAGTAGCAGCAACAGCGTTGAAGTCATCGGGGGTAGTGACGTCAGCGATGTAGACGATGAAAGATCATCGGAACAGAGCGGTATAGGCGGCCACCGTGGATTTGACTTAAATTTACCGGCTGATCAAGTCACGGTGGTGATTTCTTAA
- the LOC103837610 gene encoding glutathione S-transferase T2 isoform X2, giving the protein MSNRSSLQCVEAFLQCAEAALPTFSSIKVCHSPLSLIHFHRVLLFPLAHLSNYLSLFLVLASQMDSSPFSKFVDLLNSQQTISFVNLEETVSQASSQAVGNEDGGETGTRAKTRRKWTTADDIVLISAWLNTSKDAVVSNEQKSSTFWSRVAAYYSASRQDGEGERGVLHCKQRWHKINDLVCKFCGAYAAATREKTSGQNENDVLKLAHQIFYTNHKTKFCLEYAWKELKNDQKWCEAVSAKNEGNAKKRKPGDGGDSSSYQPTDMKRPEGVKASKARGKQSVAKEKAMKEFETMWSIRDQDLTRKERMSKMRLLDSLIAKKEPLVEYEEEIKKKLAKELFLS; this is encoded by the coding sequence ATGTCTAATCGTTCTTCTCTTCAATGCGTTGAAGCTTTTCTTCAATGCGCTGAAGCTGCCCTTCCCACTTTCTCATCTATTAAAGTCTGTCATTCTCCTCTGTCTTTGATACATTTTCACCGTGTTCTTCTCTTTCCACTTGCTCATCTCTCTaattatctttctctcttccttGTGCTTGCTTCCCAAATGGATTCTTCTCCATTTTCTAAATTTGTTGACTTACTTAATAGCCAACAAACCATTTCGTTTGTTAaccttgaagaaactgtctcacAAGCTTCATCCCAAGCTGTTGGAAACGAAGATGGTGGTGAGACTGGTACTCGCGCAAAGACACGGCGGAAGTGGACGACTGCGGATGATATTGTCCTCATTAGCGCATGGCTTAACACAAGCAAAGATGCCGTGGTTAGCAATGAGCAAAAATCAAGCACTTTCTGGTCAAGAGTAGCAGCTTATTACTCGGCAAGTCGTCAAGATGGTGAGGGCGAGAGGGGAGTCCTGCATTGCAAGCAACGTTGGCACAAGATCAATGATCTTGTGTGCAAATTCTGTGGCGCCTACGCAGCTGCAACCAGGGAGAAGACCAGCGGTCAAAATGAGAATGATGTGCTAAAATTAGCACATCAAATATTCTACACGAACCATAAGACCAAATTCTGCCTCGAATATGCTTGGAAAGAGCTGAAGAACGACCAGAAGTGGTGTGAGGCAGTGTCTGCTAAAAACGAAGGAAATGCTAAGAAAAGAAAGCCTGGAGACGGTGGAGACTCTTCAAGCTATCAACCAACTGACATGAAGCGTCCAGAAGGTGTAAAAGCGTCAAAGGCCCGTGGTAAGCAGTCAGTGGCTAAGGAGAAAGCGATGAAGGAGTTTGAGACCATGTGGTCTATAAGAGACCAAGATCTCACCCGGAAAGAACGCATGTCTAAGATGAGACTACTGGATAGTCTGATCGCCAAGAAAGAACCTCTTgttgagtatgaagaagagatCAAGAAGAAGCTGGCTAAAGAGTTGTTCTTGTCTTAG
- the LOC103837610 gene encoding putative nuclease HARBI1 isoform X1: MASSSQDTYGHEEAFEDNEDGFDEAFDQYFDQRFDQAFENVCSTYGHQGTQKKTRKKREFIERNREEGHQRLWNDYFSDTPTYPQHLFRRRFRMNRPLFMRIVDRLSNEVQFFRQKQDVTGRNGLSPLQKCTAAIRVLAYGSALDAVDEYLRLGATTARLCVENFVEAIIDLFGVEYLRRPTPDDLQRLLNIGELRGFPGMVGSIDCMHWEWKNCPTAWKGQYTRGSGKPTIVLEAVASYDLWIWHAFFGPPDTLNDINVLDRSPVFDDIINGHAPEVNFSVNGNSYSMAYYLTDGIYPKWATFIQSISLPQGPKAALFAQCQEAVRKDVERAFGVLQARFAIVKNPALCWDKVKIGKIMRACIILHNMIVENERDQQSQFDVSGFQQGEGNTSSHVDLTYSTDTPTNIANQMGVRVRIRDKQAHQQLKRDLVEHIWRKFGRDQDNN, from the coding sequence ATGGCATCTTCATCTCAAGACACGTATGGTCATGAAGAAGCTTTCGAGGATAACGAGGATGGTTTTGATGAAGCTTTCGATCAATATTTTGATCAACGTTTCGATCAAGCATTTGAAAATGTGTGTTCGACTTATGGTCATCAAGGaacgcaaaaaaaaacaagaaagaaacgAGAATTTATTGAAAGAAACCGTGAAGAAGGTCATCAACGATTATGGAATGATTATTTCAGTGACACTCCAACATATCCTCAACATCTATTCCGACGCCGATTTAGAATGAACAGGCCATTGTTCATGCGGATTGTTGATCGCCTCTCCAATGAAGTTCAATTCTTTCGTCAAAAGCAAGACGTTACCGGAAGAAATGGTCTCTCCCCACTTCAAAAGTGCACAGCAGCTATTCGTGTGTTGGCATATGGTTCTGCGCTCGATGCGGTCGACGAATACCTCCGGCTCGGTGCAACCACTGCTCGGTTATGTGTGGAAAACTTTGTGGAAGCAATAATTGATTTGTTCGGCGTTGAGTACCTAAGGAGACCAACGCCGGATGATCTTCAACGTCTCCTTAATATTGGAGAGCTTCGTGGATTTCCCGGGATGGTaggaagcatcgattgtatgcattgggagtggaagaattgtcccaccgcttggaaagggcaATATACTCGTGGTTCGGGAAAACCCACAATCGTTTTAGAGGCGGTTGCTTCATATGATCTCTGGATTTGGCATGCGTTTTTCGGACCTCCAGATACCTTGaatgatatcaatgttcttgatcgctcacctgtttttgatgacataataAATGGTCATGCTCCAGAAGTGAATTTCTCGGTGAACGGAAATTCTTATTCAATGGCTTACTATCTCACCGATGGTATTTATCCGAAATGGGCaacttttatccaatctattTCACTACCACAAGGTCCGAAAGCGGCTTTATTTGCTCAATGTCAAGAAGCTGTccgaaaagatgtcgaacgtGCTTTTGGAGTCTTGCAAGCTCGATTTGCCATTGTTAAAAATCCAGCACTTTGTTGGGATAAAGTCAAGATCGGGAAGATTATGAGAGCgtgtatcatactccataatatgattgttGAAAACGAACGAGATCAACAAAGTCAATTCGATGTTTCGGGTTTCCAGCAAGGAGAAGGCAATACAAGTTCACATGTCGATCTCACATATTCAACAGATACTCCTACAAATATCGCCAATCAGATGGGTGTTCGAGTAAGAATCCGTGATAAACAAGCACATCAACAACTGAAACGtgatttggttgaacatatATGGCGTAAATTTGGACGTGATCAAGACAACAATTGA
- the LOC103837611 gene encoding BTB/POZ domain-containing protein NPY3 encodes MKFMKLGSKPDSFQSEEDCIRYVASDLATDVVVNVGDVKFYLHKFPLLSKSARLQKLIAATINEQQQQQQPDDEISIPDIPGGPPAFEICAKFCYGMTVTLNAYSVVAARCAAEYLEMYESVETGNLVYKIEVFLNSSVLRSWKDSIIVLQTTRAFHPWSRDAKIDARCLESIASKAAVDPARVDWSYTCNRRKVNSIGVVPRDWWVEDLTELSIDLYERVVSTIRRKGGVSGEVIGEALEVYAAKRVQLDDRDVETLISLLPGEKQSVSCGFLIKLLKSCGEDVRKELSKRIGEKLEEANVDDLLIRASDGCETVYDVDIVETLIDEFVTQTEKRDEVGRSDSSEAVVAKLIDGYLSEIARIEPNLEPLKFIAIAEKVSSFPRSSHDGVYRAIDMFLKEHPGTTKSEKKSICRLMDCRKLSPEACAHAVQNERLPLRVVVQILFFEQVRATAKPSLPPSGSHGSSRTTTEEECDSVTATEETTTTRDKTSGSEKTKAKGVVMSRIFSKLWTGKDRDGVGDVSSSDTSGSPGSATTVDDKSTPSTRRRRSSS; translated from the exons ATGAAGTTTATGAAACTTGGATCCAAACCGGATTCATTCCAATCTGAAGAAGATTGCATAAG GTATGTAGCATCCGACTTAGCCACCGATGTAGTTGTAAACGTTGGAGACGTGAAGTTCTATCTCCACAag TTTCCTCTTCTGTCCAAAAGCGCACGTCTTCAAAAACTAATAGCCGCAACGATCAacgaacaacaacaacaacaacaaccagaCGACGAAATCTCCATTCCCGACATCCCGGGAGGACCACCAGCGTTCGAGATATGCGCCAAGTTCTGCTACGGCATGACCGTGACCCTCAACGCGTACAGCGTCGTAGCCGCGCGTTGCGCGGCCGAGTACCTCGAGATGTACGAGTCGGTCGAGACCGGGAACCTCGTTTACAAGATCGAGGTGTTCTTGAACTCGAGCGTTTTGAGAAGCTGGAAAGACTCCATCATCGTCCTCCAGACGACGAGAGCGTTTCATCCCTGGTCTCGAGATGCGAAGATCGATGCAAGGTGTTTGGAGTCTATCGCTTCGAAAGCTGCGGTGGATCCAGCTAGAGTAGATTGGTCTTATACGTGTAACAGAAGAAAGGTTAACAGCATCGGCGTGGTGCCTAGAGACTGGTGGGTGGAGGATCTAACCGAGCTTAGTATAGATTTATACGAGAGAGTTGTTTCGACTATAAGAAGAAAAGGTGGTGTCTCCGGTGAGGTTATAGGAGAAGCTCTCGAGGTATACGCGGCGAAGAGAGTCCAGTTAGATGATCGTGACGTGGAGACGTTGATCTCGTTGCTGCCTGGTGAGAAACAGAGTGTTTCTTGCGGGTTCTTGATTAAACTTTTGAAATCTTGTGGAGAAGACGTGAGGAAAGAGTTGAGTAAGAGGATAGGAGAGAAGCTAGAGGAAGCCAATGTGGATGATCTCTTGATTAGAGCTTCCGATGGATGTGAAACGGTCTATGACGTTGACATTGTTGAGACGTTGATCGATGAGTTTGTTACGCAAACAGAGAAAAGAGACGAGGTTGGTCGTTCAGACAGCTCGGAAGCAGTTGTGGCAAAGCTAATCGAtggatacttgtctgaaatagCGAGAATCGAGCCGAATCTAGAGCCTTTAAAGTTCATTGCAATTGCGGAAAAGGTTTCGAGTTTCCCGAGATCGTCACACGATGGAGTTTATCGTGCCATTGACATGTTCTTGAAG GAGCATCCAGGAACAACAAAGAGCGAGAAGAAATCGATATGCAGATTAATGGATTGCCGGAAACTATCACCGGAAGCATGCGCTCACGCGGTGCAAAACGAACGGTTACCTTTACGTGTCGTTGTGCAGATACTCTTCTTCGAGCAGGTGCGAGCTACTGCGAAACCTTCTCTTCCACCTAGCGGCTCTCACGGGAGCTCGAGGACGACGACGGAAGAAGAGTGTGACTCAGTCACGGCCACGGAGGAGACAACGACGACGAGAGACAAGACAAGTGGTTCTGAGAAGACCAAGGCTAAAGGAGTTGTGATGTCTCGGATTTTCTCGAAGCTTTGGACTGGTAAAGACAGAGATGGTGTCGGGGATGTTAGTAGCTCAGATACGTCTGGAAGTCCTGGCTCAGCTACCACCGTCGATGATAAATCAACGCCGTCGACTCGCCGGAGAAGATCATCGTCTTGa
- the LOC103837612 gene encoding LOB domain-containing protein 37, with amino-acid sequence MSCNGCRVLRKGCSENCILRPCIQWIETADAQGHATVFVAKFFGRAGLMSFISAVPESQRPALFQSLLYEACGRTVNPVNGAIGMLWTGNWKVCQAAVETVLRGGSLRPIPELLTHGGGFPSATSEEASEICTEMLKLQQNDGSSDRNIYHHSRFSSSRSRSTLDSSPRKRKLEISLNPSLPMKAVPSSTRQRSRTPSMNSEESVTTTTTFWDNFASGAQHGNGGGETSRLLNLFV; translated from the exons atgagCTGCAATGGTTGCCGTGTGCTCCGAAAAGGTTGCAGCGAGAATTGTATCCTCCGGCCATGTATTCAATGGATAGAAACCGCCGATGCTCAAGGCCACGCCACCGTCTTCGTGGCTAAATTCTTCGGCCGTGCCGGTCTCATGTCCTTTATCTCCGCCGTACCCGAATCTCAGCGTCCCG CTTTGTTTCAGTCTTTGCTCTACGAAGCTTGTGGGAGAACAGTGAATCCAGTCAACGGAGCAATCGGAATGCTGTGGACGGGAAACTGGAAAGTCTGCCAAGCTGCTGTTGAGACGGTGCTTCGCGGCGGTTCTTTGAGACCTATCCCTGAGCTTCTCACTCACGGCGGCGGGTTTCCATCGGCTACATCTGAAGAAGCATCTGAGATCTGCACGGAAATGTTGAAGCTCCAGCAGAATGATGGTTCCAGCGATCGTAACATCTACCACCATTCAAGATTTTCAAGCTCTAGATCAAGATCTACGCTGGATTCTTCTCCCAGGAAACGTAAGCTCGAAATATCACTAAACCCTAGTTTACCCATGAAAGCAGTGCCTTCTTCCACACGGCAGCGATCTAGAACACCGTCGATGAACTCAGAGGAGTCAGTGACAACGACGACGACGTTTTGGGATAACTTTGCATCTGGTGCTCAACACGGAAACGGAGGAGGAGAAACAAGCAGGCTGCTTAACCTTTTTGTTTAA
- the LOC103837613 gene encoding uncharacterized protein LOC103837613: protein MPTGQHHVVRTDTSELKSQLEKKIGRAKTERYLNLLSKFLSLKISKPDFDKLVVATVKKENVGLHNALLRGIIKNVCLSKTSNGVEGVEKKKQLNGVKSLCNDLPKSPRKGRTQRRLNKDCNGSKGKSQVTEVVSSSLKQQWSMEDGEEVDQLTRCWRSQPIEAPFGVNLRDVSKRRPHVGTCYSSGELPDSISLKKKVEEGMEGEGLEVSAGFANSLNAGLNVFLKRLIKPCLELAASRSSSRGEVCSSSSSISMEDFKVAMELNPLILGEDWSTKLEKIRLATPDFQTS from the coding sequence ATGCCAACGGGTCAGCATCATGTCGTTAGGACAGATACTTCCGAGTTAAAGTCTCAGCTCGAGAAGAAGATTGGTCGGGCCAAAACCGAGAGATACCTTAATCTCTTGTCCAAATTCTTGAGCTTGAAAATCAGCAAACCCGATTTCGATAAGCTAGTCGTCGCCACGGTGAAGAAGGAGAACGTTGGTCTGCACAACGCTTTGCTAAGAGGGATTATTAAGAATGTGTGTCTCTCAAAGACATCGAATGGTGTTGAAGGAgtagagaagaagaagcaatTGAATGGTGTCAAGTCTTTATGCAACGACCTTCCTAAATCGCCTCGTAAAGGGAGGACTCAAAGGAGGTTGAATAAGGATTGTAATGGAAGCAAAGGAAAGAGTCAAGTCACTGAGGTTGTTTCTTCTAGTTTAAAACAACAATGGTCAATGGAAGATGGTGAAGAAGTTGATCAGTTGACTCGGTGTTGGAGAAGTCAACCCATTGAGGCTCCCTTTGGTGTTAATCTTAGAGATGTGAGCAAGAGAAGACCTCACGTAGGGACTTGTTACTCCTCTGGTGAGCTTCCTGATTCTATTTCTCTAAAGAAGAAAGTTGAAGAAGGCATGGAGGGAGAAGGACTAGAGGTTTCAGCTGGTTTTGCTAACTCGTTGAACGCTGGACTCAATGTCTTCTTGAAAAGACTAATCAAACCGTGTCTAGAATTAGCAGCTTCAAGGTCTAGTAGCCGAGGGGAagtttgttcttcttcttcttcaatatcTATGGAAGATTTTAAAGTAGCTATGGAGTTAAACCCGTTGATACTTGGGGAAGATTGGTCTACAAAGCTTGAAAAGATCAGGTTAGCTACACCAGATTTTCAGACAAGCTAA